Part of the Eleginops maclovinus isolate JMC-PN-2008 ecotype Puerto Natales chromosome 3, JC_Emac_rtc_rv5, whole genome shotgun sequence genome is shown below.
GTGCGGGATCCCTGATGCCGTCTGGTACCCCGAGATGAAGCCGATCACTATAAGCCTGCCCTTGGTTGCCAAACTGTTCACTGCCAGTTCTAAGACGCTGCCTCCAACGGACTCGTACACCACATCTACGCCTTGTGGGTACTCTTTCCTCAGCGTCTTCGCCAGGTCTTCTTGGGTGTAGTTGATCGGACGGTCGCAGCCGATGGACTTCAGGAAGCCGGCTTTCTCGTTGGATGAACACGTCCCGATCACGTGGCAACCAGCCTGCTTGGCAAACTGCACGGCGAACTGTCCGGTTCCTCCTGCAGCCGCTGTGACTAGAACCGTCTCACCTTTGGTTAGGTCACCAAGGCGTTTCAGGGCGATGTAGGCCGTGGCACCGCTGACCAGCAGGGTGAGGAACTCTGGCTTCACCGCAGGGACGGGGACACTCTCCTTGGCTGGCACCACTGTGTACTCTGCAAAGGCACCGCTGCCGAAGTAGGCCACGGTGTCCCCGACGGTGTAACTGGAGCTGGCGCTAAGGCCAAGGCCAACCACCTCACCGATACCCTCGAAACCGGCATCGAAGGGGGGCTTTACCGAGGGGTCATAACGGCCTGCTGAGTAATTAATATCAGAGGCGTTCACTCCAGCATaactgaaaaagagagaaaaaaacattattatgaaatgtgagagaaataaaacaaatacatgatgAAGTTGTGAACGATAGGCATAcattcacaaaacaaaagctttcTCTGGTCATTAGTGCGAGCGCATTTTCCCAGATTACTGTCTGAAGGTCAAGATTTCAGCTTCCTTCTCCAGACATGTCTGCACGGGGCACAAACACTCTAGTTTGTTTTGGCAATGATTCAGTTTTCTCTAGAAGAGCACGGTCCTGCACTGACAGGGAGAGGCTTGTATCACAAAACACATTGCATGATGTCATGATTCATTGTCTTCAGAGACACCATCAACAAAACCACACTTCTTAGATAGTTGCTTTTTGCTTCTCGACTCAAAGATGGCCCTACTCATCTTACTTGTTGGGAACAAATAAGTGAGAAAGTGGTAaggtataaataaatcatttatgtCTTTTAGAGCGGGACGCATGCTGTGCCTCATTACTGTGCGTGTCACATGTGTACTTTGAGCTTTTAGATAATGCTTCTGTGGTTTTAAAGATGGGTCACGGTGATATAACAAAACACCTAGATTTGACTAGTTTACATCTATACAATTAGTTTCTTCACATGGAGATATCCTCAAAAGGTATACACAATTTGAAATTGTAAGAGATTAAAACTGCTGAAATGGTGGCAATGTTCCCACCAACCTTTGAATAAATCTAAGAGCAACAAGATGGCAAATTACATTATGTACAGGTAACTTAAACACACCAACACTTGTTAcagtaacattttaataacattattGCTGTTATTGATGCACATATGCTAaattctgaaagaaaacaaaagacaatatTAACATTTCAAGGCCTAAACGTTCTATTCATAGCAAAATTGACAACTAAATGGATGCAAATGTATCATTTGGACTGCACTCTTTATCAAAAAAAGTAACAGAGAATGTAGAATTATGACACTCCACTTTGAATAACGTCATAAAAGCACATCATGCAGTTTGATGCTACCTCTGGCTTATACGCAGGGCATGTACTTGTATATATTTCTGAGACTACATACAAGTTGTACTCAAAAAGCGTACACAGAGGTGCAGAGCTGACGAGAATGGGGACTTCAGAaattaatgtatatttaaaagacCTGCTTTGAtgatattatataaaacactttaaaataaagtcaattaTTTGAATcttgtacatgtaaatatatcTACCACTTTCACTGCAGTAATGATCCTTTCAAAATGATCTGTTTCTCACTCTGAAAGTTGTCGCTAAAGACTTCTCTTTGCAATTTTTAATTAGGAGCAGTTCTGAATTAGCACTAATCcaataacagaaatatttattttctgttaataaAAACCTCTTAACGGATCCGATTACTGTCTtcacatacacatacagaaaACGTAACGGTCAAAGGTCTTCACTAATATCTGTCTTGTGAGTAAATAAGACTAAATCTGAATCTAAATCTTATAGGAAATGTTAATTGTATTGGCAGTGAATACCATAATAAACCCTGAGGTGCATTTATGTAAGGCTAGAATAAAATTCAAAATCAGATCAGGCATACATAAAATAGTAGTAAATCAAAATTAGGGTTAGATATTACCTCCAGCTGGAATCAGAAATCCTGCTTTTTGAATTAATTCATGCCTTTTTCCACCTTAAGCGTACTTTAATACTATTTATCAATTATATACGATGATCATtcagtgtgttagtgtgtctgAAAGAAGCATTGATCCTGACTCCAGGTGGCTTTACTCTCCCCTAACGGTGAGTACACCGCTGCAGCTGCGAATGAGAGAAATTATGCTGCAATTCCCGCACCATGTAACACTGCATCCCCTTCTCCATCATTTCCATCTCCTGATGCCAGTCTGAGCCCCCCCTCCGTGACTTTCTGTTTGCAGTTTGGTGACGTAaaaagacaggaggacagagagagagggagaaagagagggagagggagggagtgagggagggagagatgcCGAGATGGATTGATAGACAAATGCAGAGAGGGCGGAACTTGGAATTACAGTACACCGCTTATTCCTCACGTATTTTGCCAtcttgtgatgatgatgatgatcgCAGGTGCCGGACATGGGTAAATCAAGGTAAGCTTTATACAACTTCTCAATAACATCCATGTGATAGATCGGCGTCACGTAATGATCCACTAATATACTCGCTTTGGGTCACTTATTGCTATTCCGAACGAGCAGGGGGAGGACAATCTGCCCCcctaaaaaacacaacttacCGATTTCTGACGAGCAACTCCGCGTCCCCAGGTGTCGGAATCGCGACGGTTTGCGTAGAAACGGCCTCTCTAAAATTATGATTTAGCTTGTTTACGACCAGCTTTTTCATGCTGCTCGGTATGGAGGATCCTTTAAAATCCATGAAGTGTGCGGAGTAGGACATATCTATGATGGAGCGCCGCGCCACGGGGTGAACTCCTGAAAGTGAGTCGGTGCCTCTGAGACCCAAGCCGGTTAGCGAAACAGCTGTTCTGCCGTTCCTAGCCAGCAGCATGGTGGACATGGCTCCGAAATGTGACAAAGTTCACGGACAACTAGATTTTAACAGCAGCAATAAACCCCACTGCCATTAGCCTGCGCTGTGGgctgttcccctctctgtgtgttgcaggCCGGGCCAAGCAAAGCGGTGCAAAACGCGGTTTGAGGACAAAAATTAATAACGCGATTCTTTGTAGCGTCAAGATTCAAAAACAATAATCACTAAATGCAGTATTTCGGATTAAATGGTTGCTCTGGTGCAGCACtgtaagcagcagcagcagcagcagcagcagcacagcattGCCACAGACTTGTTGTCGGAGTCCCTCCCCTTCCCGGACACAACACTCACTTCCTAGTAAGGTGAAACAAATCAATCCTCGTATCCGAACATATCCTCAAACGTTTTCCTCCCACGAAACCAATTCTGCCGATATCTTTTTAAAGAATCCACAAATCTGCTAAATATTACGAGTTGTGCAATTTCGCTGCGGTttatcatatattatattttgcattttttattatatttttggcGTTTGTTCCCACATACACCTGTAACCAAAGCGTGTGTCTTATCAGCAGCGTGTGTTCCTGCACGTTTCATTTAGATGCTACCATCTCGCTGTCAAACCCATGTAACTATTACTACAACATATTGGACCATTGAACCCTCGTCCCACCCCCTCGGTGGGATACGAACTCGTGCAGTGTCAGTGCCACGCTGTTGTAAAGCTAAAGATGACATTTAAGTTGTTAAACAGTCGCATTACTTGTTGTGGTTTGCGATCACATGTTCATAAGTTTTAGTGGTTGAGTTCCGAAAGATTCCTTCCCCTTTTGTCGGAGCTTTTAAAAGCAAatggagaaggaaagagagggagatggggGAAAACAAGACAATTAAAAAGATTGACAGGTAGGCTCCTCTGTCAGGGGTGACGCTtgtggagaggggaggagtAAAAATGTAGCAGGAAAAGCCACTCGATGCGTCTGTCTATCAGTTGAGACTGTCTGAAACAGCTTCTGGATCCACCGCGTTtccattttttctcttttggaaGACCTCGGATCAGACTCTTGGAgtttttcccccctctcttATTATATGTGTTGCTTTTTGTAAAGACACACATTGTAGTCCATGTCGACCTGATCTGTTGTTGGCGAAGCTTTGGATGCGTCTTGTTTGTTGCCCCTCTCTCTCAAGTCCTCTCCACCGCatcagccaaaaaaaaaaaacccgtcCAAGATGCGATGAGATGAGCGGTGGGAATTATTTCCgctactgttaaaaaaaacggTGAGTAAGACAGAATTCCACATTgtgccatttatttttgtttcaatggGAGAAAAGGGGGAatgaggggagggaggaaaaagtgTCCGCCGGACTAGGGAGGCTGGATCCGGGCTGAGGTGGCGTGGTGGTGACGGGACTGACATTAACCCATCTAATGCCTGTCTGTCTATTTtctcctctccccctttctGTCTTGCAGGTCTCTGGCTCGATAAGACAAGGAAACACGAGGATACATTACTTATCAGAGCTTTGCGCTGCGCTCACACGGGACTTATTTGTTTTGCTACCGCcagagtttatttattttttagttgcGTGAAAAAGGCGCAGCAAAGTATCGCCCCCTTCTAAACAACACTGGAGATTAGTCATTTTTCCAGGGGGGAGTGAGCAGAAAACTTGGGGTTTTAGGGTCTCACTACTgcagctgttttttaaaaaatgttcttgcCATGAGAGACATGAAGGAAGATGATCTTTGATGGACATGAAGGTGTCAGGAGCTGGCCGAACCCCTTCGTAATTTGTGTGCTTACAGTCCGAGACAACACAgcttttatttccaaaaaagaGCAAACATTTTGAGAAGAAGAAGTCAACCCAGAGATCAGATCCTCTACCCCTGAAAAACGGGATGCTTTTCCAGAACTGACTGACTTGATTTGCTTGTAATTCCTGCATGAGAAGCACCGTGGAAAGTGACGGTCACTATGCCGAGGAGAAAGCAGCAAGAGCCGCGGCGAGCAGCAGGTATACCCCGCCTTTCATTTCTTCTCATCACAGTTACCAACTAGTTTTCATTTACAAGTGTCAAAtgaaactgatttattttacagctgtttaaatgtgttgtgttattAACACGTAGCGCAACTCAACCCCTGACCAACagctgtgtttaaaatgtgtctttactGCGCAAATATGTGCCACTTTGAGATGAttgttttatccttttttacCGTAAAAGTTCTCTTAAGAATGATGAGATACACTAAATGGCATGTTATGGGGATAAAAGGCAGCTATGAGGTTCAAGAGTGAGTAATGATGAATAATT
Proteins encoded:
- the LOC134861807 gene encoding prostaglandin reductase 3-like, coding for MSTMLLARNGRTAVSLTGLGLRGTDSLSGVHPVARRSIIDMSYSAHFMDFKGSSIPSSMKKLVVNKLNHNFREAVSTQTVAIPTPGDAELLVRNRYAGVNASDINYSAGRYDPSVKPPFDAGFEGIGEVVGLGLSASSSYTVGDTVAYFGSGAFAEYTVVPAKESVPVPAVKPEFLTLLVSGATAYIALKRLGDLTKGETVLVTAAAGGTGQFAVQFAKQAGCHVIGTCSSNEKAGFLKSIGCDRPINYTQEDLAKTLRKEYPQGVDVVYESVGGSVLELAVNSLATKGRLIVIGFISGYQTASGIPHFRGGTLPVKLLQKSASIRGFFLPHFLSDYKEALGSMMQMFAKGKLVCEVDCGDMSEEGRFAGLESVFRAVDYMYAGKNLGKVVVEVVPPPVSNSKL